The nucleotide window CGATGCTAGGGTCCTGAGCGTTGTGCGCCACATAGACGGTAAAGGTTTCCACATGCACGCGCTGGGAGGTAATAAGCGGATGCTCATCTGGGTTGCAATTGGGGTCGTCCTTGACCAGTGCTTGCCGAAGGCCATCGAGAGGCACTGAATCTAAGGCCACAAAGTCAATGGGATTTCCCCGGAAGAAAGCTGGGTCAGTGAAGGCGGGTGATCCGAATGCTAGCCCATTCTCTGGGTGCTTCAACTGCCACCATTGCGAGACAGCTACATGGTCCGCAAAGTGACGGCCCACATCCGGAAGATCAAGGACAACATTGATCCCATATGCTCGTAATTCTTCCGCTGGGCCAATACCCGACAGCATCATGAGCTGGGGGGTACGATATGCGCCCGCAGCAATAATAACCTCTTGACGTGCCATGATCTGGCTTTCGTCCTTATCCTCCAATACTACACCTATTGCAACCTTTTGACTCCCACGTTCCTCCACTAGCACTCGCTTGACCAGAGTTTCAGTCATGATTTCCACATCTAGCGTATAAACGGAGCTCGACATTTGTCGCATCCCGTTTTCGCGAttctcaacaacatcagccAGCCCAAAAGGACTGCCGGAATTGATATCGGGGTTATATTTTACACCGACGGAATTCCAGGCCTCTTGCACCATTTGACGAAGAGGGTACCTGCGGCCTGTAGACGAAACGGACTCAGTTTTGATAGAGCCACCAAAGCCATGAACTTCGGGGTCGGCCGAAGGATCGAAGTGATGCTCAAGCTTCCGGAAATAAGGCAGGAGACCTTGGTAGCTCCATCGAGAGTCACCGACTAAGCTGGCCCAGAGGTCATAGTCTTCTTTTGTACCCCGCATCCATCCGCCTAATTGCACCACATGGGAGTCATCAGCTCTGGACTGTATAACAAAACAAAACCCACCCTCGCCACCTCAAAGCTCAGGATTCCGATCTATGATTGTTAAAGCTCACCACTGTTGATTGTGGTACTACCACCCAGAGCCTTCCCCGCGTGATTCGAGAGTACACGATCAGAAAGATGTTTCTGCGGCACCGTCTCGTATGTCCAATCAAGCTCTGATCCCAGTAACTGAGTG belongs to Aspergillus luchuensis IFO 4308 DNA, chromosome 3, nearly complete sequence and includes:
- a CDS encoding GMC family oxidoreductase (CAZy:AA3;~COG:E;~EggNog:ENOG410PJHS;~InterPro:IPR012132,IPR036188,IPR000172,IPR007867;~PFAM:PF05199,PF00732;~go_function: GO:0016614 - oxidoreductase activity, acting on CH-OH group of donors [Evidence IEA];~go_function: GO:0050660 - flavin adenine dinucleotide binding [Evidence IEA];~go_process: GO:0055114 - oxidation-reduction process [Evidence IEA]); the protein is MTTSEQFDYIIVGGGTAGCVLASRLKQYNSSLSILLIEAGPDASNHPLVPDGSKATQLLGSELDWTYETVPQKHLSDRVLSNHAGKALGGSTTINSGGWMRGTKEDYDLWASLVGDSRWSYQGLLPYFRKLEHHFDPSADPEVHGFGGSIKTESVSSTGRRYPLRQMVQEAWNSVGVKYNPDINSGSPFGLADVVENRENGMRQMSSSVYTLDVEIMTETLVKRVLVEERGSQKVAIGVVLEDKDESQIMARQEVIIAAGAYRTPQLMMLSGIGPAEELRAYGINVVLDLPDVGRHFADHVAVSQWWQLKHPENGLAFGSPAFTDPAFFRGNPIDFVALDSVPLDGLRQALVKDDPNCNPDEHPLITSQRVHVETFTVYVAHNAQDPSIAVDGTHITTGVSCMLPTSRGSINLADRDVRSAPRIDPNYCATEADRYVLREGLRKLREVLCDTPAGQKMILSETVEEKYQPLGPDTGDEAIDDLIRRRAATLYHPTGGACMGKVVDGDLRVKGIDGLRVVDASVIPTPLSTHIQACVYALAEQAADIISGVCSV